The sequence ATCTGGTTCGATGGAGCTTTAAAAACCTCTCTTCACTtgttagagattttttttattacgttAGGTTAGTTAAGTCAAACTAATACTCTCTCTGAAACttgtattttcaatattttgttatgcaGAATAGTTTTGTTTAGATCGAAAAAACATGGTTCGTAAACTGAAAGCGAGTCAGGCTCGTCCCACGTTGACAAAAGATGCGATAAGCCAATTACCTAATGATTTGACATGCCAGATACTTTCTCTTCTCTCCACAAAGGAAGCTGTTAAGACTAGTGTTTTGTCTACTAGATGGAGACATCTTTGGCTTTCGCTTCCTTGTTTGGAGTTAAAATCCAGGGAGTTTTTAGATCTCAAAAACTTTACGAGTTTCGGCGACAGATTCTTCGATTCCACTAGGGTTTCATGCATACAGGAAGTCAAGTTAACGATTCATAAAAAAGACGTTAGTGATGGTTATTTTCTCACGTCATGGTTTGATGCTGCGGTTAAGCGTAAGATCCAACATCTACATGTTGGTTCTTACTCTTACGCAGACCGTCGGTTTAACAAGATGCCGCAGAGAGTTTATAACTGTGAAACACTGGTATGCTTAAAGCTTTTTCAAGTGACCTTGTCTGATGCTGAGTTTGTTTCCTTACCTAGCCTGAAGACTATGCATTTAGAATATATCGAGTTTCCTAATGAGGCAACTTTTGAGACGCTTGTCTTATGCTCCCCCGTGCTGGAATGTTTAAAGATTGTCGTGGCTAGTGACGATGAAAAAGTATTTCGGGTGCACTCTCGGTCATTGAAGAGGCTCACTTTCGAACGAGTTTCTCCTTTCCTGTTTGATTCAGCAGGAGTTGTTATTGATGCTCCTCGTCTATGCTTTTTGAACATCAACGATAACATATCAAAAAGTGTCATAATACACAAATTGGAGTCAAACGCCGTCTTACAAATATCTCTCCTCGGTATCGTCCGTTTGGAAGAATTTGATGATGAGTTTTTCGACGATATTTATGAAGTAATCGTTTCATCGAAGATAAGTAACATCCACAAGTTTCTTCATGGGATCTCGATGGCTAGGAGTATGAAAATATGTAGAGGCACCTTAAAGgtatacacaattttttttttgttactgagGTATACACTGATACACATATGTTAAATGTTGGTATAGGACATGTGCATTTTCTATCATGAAATCTTCTCACCCAcgttatttttattcattttggtTCCAGATTATGTGTCACTACTCGAAACTCGAACCGTTTCCTCAGTTTAGTAACATGTCCTACCTGGATATCACTCTTTATCCACGCGAATTTAAATGGTTACCAGCCTTTCTTGAGAGCTTCCCAAACTTGAAGTACCTCGCCTTGGTGATGGTTTGCTAAACcctatgttattttttttggagGAAAATCTCTATAAAACTTGCGCATATTTCTTAAGTTTTaaccctctctttttttttctctctctaggtatGCGATGACAGAAAGGGTGGTTTTAGTGAGGACATTGATCAAGTGAGTTTCTCATCTGTGCCTGAGTGTTTGCTATCGTCTCTCGAGTTTGTTGAGTTGATAGCACCAGTCCAGTATGATGTTGAATTGAAGCTGGTGAAGTACTTGTTAAAGAATTCGGCTGTCCTCGAGAAACTCATTCTACGTTTGGCTTCTTATAATTCAAGAAGAGACTATATGTTGAAGAAACTACTCAAAATACCAAGAGTCTCTACCAAATGTAAAGTCGTCATCCTCTGATTTGTAGTGAGAGTATCGTGAGGTTTGTCTCTGACAtggttattttttaatttttttgaaacatgcTACATGGTTATTCAACCATCAATAAGACACCTAAAGAACATTTGCCAAACAAATTTCTTTTGTATGACAAAGCTTTATgagttcttttcttttgtatttgTAATTTCTATTTCACTAGACGCATGAGTTCTAATTTATTCTGGTTTTGAGATTGCTTGATTACATAGAGAGGAATACTTTGTAGGTTGTATATGTGGAATACTTTGTAGGttgtaggaaaaaaaaagaggaagacCATCTAAAGAGAAGCAGCAACCAGCAAAGAAAGCTGGCAGTTCTGCTCCTAAGAAACCAAAACTCAAGAAATGAGGTAATGATTtcgattctgtttttttttaaacacgtTAAGACAACAATTACATATATGAAACAGAGTAGTTTTGCTTATACGAGTTGGGTAATGTAAGGCCTTTGATAAATAGATTTCAGGATCTCTAGGAAGACACTAAACATGGCCTGGTTACTACTTCCTTCTTCACAGTTATGTATAAACTCtcattagaaaatataaatagaataatGATGATTCATGTTGTGCATGATTTGCCTTTAAGCAGTTATGCTGAAACAGAGTAAAATTATAGTCAAGACTGAAGAAGACTGAAGAAGATATCAAACATCaagactgaagaagaagaagaagtagaagcAAGTTCCTTACTCTGTTTTACGTAAATGCGAAAGCATTAAGATCATTAAGATCAAGAACAGAGCAGTAAAATTATAGTCTCTTAACCCCCCGTTTCCCCGGGAAACATAATTATCTACTTATCTGCTTCAGAGGTAAAATCGTCACTTTAACAAAAGTGGAGAGGGGCAGGGGGGGTATAGTATAATATGTCCACCAGTCTCTCTTTGATTTATAATCTCATCTCTGAGACTCTGACCAAAAGCGTGTCACATTTCTAACAAAGGTAAAATGTTACCAATATGCGAGCAAGGGTCCAAGTATACTTCATGCAAATGTGTAACCGGACTAGTAAATGCATCCTTAGAAGGAAGAGTGACCAATGGCTTTTTGGAAGTTGGCTCTGGATGATCTACAGTGTAGATTCTACACGAGATGTGGACGAATTTTGCAGCAGCTTAATAATGTCCACCATTGGGATCTCTCGTTTGTGACATGAGGCTCTTTTGTAATAGGAACAGAATCTTGTGCCTGAGGTGGTAATAAGCACCTCTTCTCCTTGTGACCAAGTGCACCGTACCTTTCACATGCACTAGGAATCTAAGAGTACTCAACTTCTACCAAATAGATATTAACTTGCTTGTCATCAAGTGCAATGAACTTCGAAAATGGTATATCCAATTCCACCTGAACTAGTATTTTTTGCTTCTCTCATGTTTGTTGGATCTAAACGGGGCTTGTGTGTAAGCATAGGCTCTTCCAAACCCGATGCTATGTGGCTGATTCCTAATCTAAAGAAGCAAGAAGCAAGAATCTTGAATAttctttagaatttttttttttttgaattgaatgttaaatttaattcaaaagaaaaaaccttATTACAACTATGTGTGTCCTTTCCTAATTTTATATACACATTTGGGaatttaaacaaaaagaaactctTTCTTCAACTCATTCTACCTCCTCCACCATTGTCAACCTTCTCAATTCTACctagctctcactcctactagGCAGccagctctcactcctactggATAGtcagctctcactcctactggATAGCTAACTCTTACTGCAGTCCTATCTTGTAGAAAACCAAAATTACATCCCATTTCCAATTACTTTATCTCCCTTCCTCTGTATCAATGTGAGTTTGTTCCTCATATTTTTATCAAGCAATTTGATCAACAATTCTGCTGGCGCAGTAGCCTCCCGATGCCTTTGTCTATTACGCTCTCGCCATAACATATAGACTGTAGCTTGAAACAtatattttacgaggaaactctGCATCTTACATCCCATTGAGCCTCTCATGAGTCTTTTTATTTCCTCCCATCTCACCGTAAATTGCCCCCTCAAGATACCCTTCATTAGAGCTTCCCATACCCGAGTAGAGTAACTGCACTCAAAGAATAAATGTTCAAGAGTTTCCAATGGCGCATTACACAAGATACAATCCTCCCTTGCACTACACTGCCAAGCTCTCATCCTGTCCCCAGTTGCAAGTCTCCCCCTCATAGCCAACCATAAGATAAATGAGTATTTAGGGGTTGAGTACTTAAACCACACAATATCTGCCCAGTCAATAAGGATCTTCCTTTCTCTAATAAACTCCCAAGTTTCTGTAGAGGAGAAACTTCTCTTGCACACCCCCTTACCATTTAGCCATAGCGAAACATCCTCATCATCAACTCTATTACCTCGACTTTTTTCAATTTCTTCCTCCACTTTGTTTAGGAGCAATTTCGATTATTCTTTAGAATTACCCACACCGGCAGGATTCTAAGGAGTCACAAAGAGTAAACAATCATCAACATGCCACACGCTTCTTTGAATAACCCCTTTACGAGTATTTTCATGGGGATATGGAATAAATATGACGAATTTCCCAACTTTCGGCAGGAAATTTACATTTACGACCCCATAACCTATTCAAAACTGCATGGATAAGACCTCCATGCGGATTTGAACACATATGAAACTGTCCAACTACATATTCTTCTTTGTTCTCCGGTCCTAAACTAAGTACCTTTGCGGGAATTGTGTCACTTGAGGTGTACCGTCCAGACGATAAGTTGGTTCAGTAGCACGGAAAAGGTTTCTAGAAAACTGGTTCATGCATGCAGCCCATGAGAAACGAAGACTACCATCTTCCTTAAGAGCTGGAGGCGGAATTGTTTTTACCGGTATTTAAGGCTTTGCTTGCTCAGGAAACAACATTTGTCCTTTCTTGGTCTTGGGACCATTTACGATAGCCTCACCCATCGTCCAGAGATAATTGAGGCAAGGCCAAGTAGGATCTTGAGTCGTAGCTTGTTTTTCATCAGTCAACTACGTTGCGAGAGCTAGGTGGTATGTTTGCATCAACTCTTGTCGTCGAAGCTTCAATGGTCGTCTCCATGGTTGAAACAACTGAGCTTAGAGACGACACAAAAGTTCTGGAGTAGAGCACAGAACTAGCCGGCTATGATATCTCGACGCCGATTGAGATCGGgatataaatgaaatattaaaatattagccaatttcaatttaaagttcattaaaaaaaaacaggagtTGAAGATTATAAACATCGCTTTAGGCCCAAATCACTTGTATATACACACGCAGCTAAGGTTTCAACATTGCAACACCGTGAAAAGTTTTTGGGAGGAGGCAGAGCGATGTTTAACGAGAGGAATATATGGAGTCGACGTCGTCCCAGTACTACTCGGCCTGAAAAGTATAAGAAGCTGCGTGATATGGAGCGCGTGCCCGACAAGCCCGATTTAACAGAAGTTGGAGGAAGgttattattatatacttttaatatattttcatatagtaTATCTCTGTAAAACGCGATTGAGAAAATTTCGgcttttgattttgattctcAATTACAGAAAAAGTCATCACTTGCTACTACCAATTCCACCATGCCCTGTCTGGATGCTCCTTTGGTGAAGGTTATTTACTTTAGTATTTGAGAAATTTATATGTCATCTACGGCTTTTGTTATTCACTGATTTTGATTCTTAAATTATTGTTATTCATTGATTTGATTCTTAATTACAGAAAATGTCATCACTTACTACTACTTCCACCATGCCTGTCTTGATGCTCCTTTGGTAAAGTTTATTTACTTTAGTATTCAGAAAATTTATATGGCATCTTAAAGGCCTTTGTTGTTATTCATGGATTTGACTCTTAATTACAGAAAATGTCATCACCTCACGATGTCACTACTACTACCACCACCATGCCTCGGTCGCCatcaaggtatatatatatacattcatGTTATCATCTCTCTAATATTGTGCGTCttatatatcaattaattagcAGTAGTTATGTGGATTGTTGCCTTgctcatatatatatacgctGTAATGTTTTTGCACCTGACACACCGTAGCTGAGCTCAGCTCCGATCAAGTTTAAAGATGTGATTCCTCCATAAGCGGCATCGTGATGATCAACTCAACCGCAAAGCCTTTATCCACCACCTAAGTCCGTATAACTATATTATATTCCAatgttttaaaactatattatattcCATAACTTTTGAGCTTTATCTGGActtgaaaaaattaaatgtaGTGTAAACCCTTTTCCTAAGTGATATTGAGAAATCGTTTGCCATGATTTAAGTCGTTTTCTTGTATTACATTATATAATCTGTTGGCTATTTTGCATCgtaatcaaaacataaagcaaGATAGGCGGTTCTTCTAATTAACACATGGTACAATGGAAATGAAGTAAGCTAACCATCAACAGGACTCATGAGTAAGTGGTGCTTTTGAAATGTTTGTAAACAATACCTACCTACGATTAAAACATTCTCATcacactaaattttaaaaactgttGGCCTATAAAATGCAGCTCCTTCTTGCACTGTTTAATGGCAATTCTACTATCCAGCTCTGAAGGAAGGAGGTATGTACCTGAGAAGCCCACCAAAGGTCCTAGGCAACAATTTGCTTGAAGCCCCTGTCTATTAGCTTCTGTAATCTATCTTCTGATACCATTACACTCTAGTTCCAGATCACAATATTCTAACAAACTCCATGTCTAGTTCCCACTATTTGCTCATACGGACACCACACACATACCTAACGCATATATCAGCATGCAGATGAGAATTGGCTATACACATAATAAGATCAGGATGCACCATTTTAGATGAGATTCAGTAACTAAATTCTTGTTtccatatatgtatatatttcatCTGTAATATATAGAGAGAGGCATCAACTGAGGTTTGCAGAGACCTAAATTACATAGACAACAACAAGTAAACCAAGCGTTACTTCGAAATTTGACATTACCAATGATAAGACCTTCTTGAACAATGAAGTTTTTTTCTtccaataaaatgaaatattcaaactaaaacGCCAATTCCTCGAAGTCCCTTCAATGTTCCAACGCGAATTTGAGGATAGAGCCAGACAAACCATTAGACTGTGTCGACTACACCATTGTCATGTTTACTAAATCGTATCTAGTCATTTGTATAATTGTAAATGAAAAGAACTATCATTAGTAAGCCTTACAAGGGGGCTGGTAATGTTGATGTATCGATCATCTGATGGATGGAAGGAATACTCTAATCAGCTCTTTTGCAGTCACCTTTTTCCTACAAGTAGAACATTTGTTTTTGCGAGATATTGCCATCTTTATACATCCCTTCCAGAAGATGTGATGGTTGGCATCTCCTCAGTAAACGGGCATGAAACTTTTGCATTTACTTTTTGAGACATGATCTTGTTCTTGATCAAAACAAGGTAGTcttcttgaacaaaaaaaaacgttgGATTTGAGGGCGGGTAGGGTTATGCTTTGTCTCATCTCGGGATTATAGATTAACATTTTTCTGCAAACAATGTATAAAAACCCAGCCCCGAAGAATAACCATTCTGCGTCCTCCCATCCATGACAGACCCAATCCAAGTATTTTATGAGCCTTGTACTGAgatagaaaaaaaacttttttgtatATTGTAGTTATATTAGTGTAAATTTGAAAGCGTATATTTTTAGCAATTCAAGACCATATTTTCTTAAAGAAAGTtatcaaaaaggaaaaaagatacAATGCAAATGTATCACGAGCACCTGTTCTAAGCTGGTCCATGGCTTTGGACGAATACAACAAGATACTGTGAAACTCCGATGAAACCCTGATGTACCTGCAgttagagtaaaaaaaaaatagtttctcAGATTGTAGTAAATCTTTGGATGCTCAGTCCCACAAACTtcatggtttataagttttgagattgtttattACATGGtagtttaaatatttgaatttctcGGTTGTAGTCTATCTTTGGATGTTCAGTCCAGTTTATATGTCTAATCATGAAAATGAAGGGTGTATTAAATTTTGACTTCGAAAGTTAAACGCAAAtagcaataaatatatataagtgtatGTATAAAATCTTCGGCTGTTAAACTAGCTTTTGAGTGTTTAAAATTACTCCCTCTTTATCACTTTAATGAtgttttaagagaaaaaaattgtttcagatGTTTCCAAAATAGTGTCtgctatttattatattttgattttcgtCAGTTATTATTTTGGGGTCAATAAATGCAAAATCAATATAGATACGCAATTATGTAAGTATCACAATGATTAGCCGTGGTAAGCGCACTAATTAGTTGActaaattaaatgtaaatataatttatgagGATCCCAATCAAAGTTACCATACAatgcttttttttcttctaattctAGGATTTTGTTGAATTTGTCacttttgaaataataaaaaagtagaATATATTCGGGACACTTGGCGTGGTGGATGTAATCCTAACGAACAAAGCAATTTCTATAAGAAAAAGAACAACAAAAGCAACATGGTCCATGGCCAAACGCGTTAGAAtcaattacataattaaaaaatattccaaataataaatacaaatgGAACGTTATTCCAATCAGGCAATAACACATTGAAATTCCTTATTCCTCACGATTACATTAGTAAAAGATGAGAGAAGCATTCACATTCAATTGCACTCTGTatttttcatcatcatcactaagCAAACTAAACCAATCTCAAAAGAGAagtcaaaccaaaccaaaccaatcaaTTACAtgtcaaaccaaaccaaaccaaaccaaaccaatgcCAAACACAGAGATCTTCAGAAACATCGCAGATGGttgttgtggtggtggtggctatGGTTGTTGTGTCCGTTACCGTGACTATGACGGCGATGAATCTCCTCATCGATAATCTCCTGAACATGCTTAAACTTATCGACACGGCAAGGAATCGTAATCGGACCAGCGTGTTTGAAACCGTactcttcttcagcttctttcAAGAGCCTCAAGAACAGAGGATGGTTCAAGAACATCAACGGAACAATGAATCTGTGTAGACCTTCTGTATCTCCTTCGTGGCCCACCATGATCGCAACACAGCCTTTAGGAACATGATGATGGTTATGATGATGGAGTATGTGGAGATGAGGAAAGTGAAACTTGAACACCATCTGTTTATGCACGTGTTCTTCAAAACCCATCAAAGAGATAGAGTCTCTCTTACCAAAACACTTATCGAGAAACACGAAGATTGATTGAAAAACGATTAACGACGGAGAAGAGCAGCTGGTGTTAAAAGACGGTGATAGAAAAGGGCCAAGGATCGACGGCAGAAGAGATAGTGAGAAGAAATATAGAGAGAGATGAGTCGGTGAGAGATCTAGGGATGTTACTCATGATAGGCTAAGCATACATGTATAGGTttgataaaatgttttttttttgtgaggaAGTTGCGAGGATAATGGAGATGTAagcttgtatatatatacatattaccCATCGGTTTAGGGCTTTGCTTTCACGCGCACACCGCTAAGGCTTTTTCtcctattttgttttttcttttttgtgtgtgtttttaattgattaatgAGCTGGAAATTGACGTGGTAAAAGTTGCAGCGTAGTTAGGAAGGATTAGGGTTTACCGACTAAGCAGGCTTGTTAATTGTTTTAATGGTCAAAAAcgtttttccttttatttttttatctagtAAAAGATTATCTTGGGTGGAAAcataatattcattttagtgAGAAATTTAACATTAGAATTGAATGGTGCTTTTTTGATCAACTAGATTTAAACTGAATGATGTTATAAAATAAacagtataaaattatattttttgaaacactttgatgataaattatatacttataacttatttttgaaattaaggttcttaatttactttttataaaaatgattaGGTTCATTTATTTTACGATGTGGTGAGATTTGTAATAAATATTAGATTTACATACAAAGTTAAATTGTTTTGTcaaataacataattaacttattagataaatataatattatttgtaaatatttattttcaaccagtcatcaaaagaaaacaatcaaTCATTTACGTTTGGCGGATGCATAACGTTACTTTATATAGTAAAGCTATAACTTGGAATATATCtccaaaaatattgtaaatataattgttcaaaaaaaatattgtaaatataatttaatgtgtCACATATTCATTGCCCTCAACTTTCTAAATAAAATCATTGTTATCTAAGGATTGGGGATAACGATTTTAACATTATTACCTTCTAAGCTAAGTTCAAATCGtaataattaatcaaatattGGTCGCTACTCTAATCTGTTCAGTTGGCTCAACAATGCCCTTTTGACACATCAAAAAGCCAACGACCCGGTAATTTCAATTGATAAAGTAGCATATACttcaatacgaaaatatttcggGGTTTTCTCGAACGTTAAGGAAAATCGGAATTGAGATCGAAATTAACTAATGTTTattagttgcaaaaaaaaaattaactaatgtTTATTTTACTAGTTCATTGCTCTCACCGTGATTGAAGGTAAATGGATAAACATGATTACATGTCAAACTAATCCGATATTAGTAGTGATAAAACAACCTTTTCGTCTCCGATGACTACACGCTCTGACGACACAAAAAAGGATAACTACGATCTATCTAAATTCGCTTCCGTCATTCCAAGAGGTGCATGGATGGGAAATTACATCCCTCGTCATTTTTTATGTATACGTAATCATCTTCGTTcctttttgtataatatatttgacttttaaaaatttaagaagTCGTACGGGATCAAACAACACAAACCCGTATACCTAACGTGTTAGATATATATACGATCCGTTATTCTGTTCGAGAATATGCTTTATAGATCAttcacattctttttttttactcagATCATTCACATTCACCCAAAATTCATTCGATAGgcagttatataaatatatatatttgaaaagggtcatgttctttttctttttcaaaaaaaaaaagaaaagggtcATGTTTGAGTGACCAATGGGACTAAAGTGCTTTCGGGCCCGGGGATTAGGGGTTCGGTGACTTCGGTCAGAACCTCCTCATgtaattcaaaaagaaaaaaaatatgtatatatatatatttatgtgccatatataagaattatatatataaaacagtataaatcatatatatatatatatatatatatacatttcaaaaaataaattcatatctAGGATTTATAAACAAAAGTATGGGTTCtgattatatactattttgtatataagtgttatggtattattttatagaatcctaattaattaaacaaaaaaatggaattatgttaaaagaaaagaaaaattgattCCAAGTTTCTATGGCCCTGGAAAATCCTGGCTTGCTTTTAACCACAAGCAAGAAACATGTGGCCTGGAGGTTTGAGATGAGAATGCGAGGTGGAAGGGCAATATTCATTGGAACATGCCCCTCGTGAAAATTTCAAATTCCATCTTAGTGGGAGATGTTTGAAGCTTAGTGGTTATAAGGACAATGCCACATCAGCAAACATGGGCCCAAGACTATTCATGAACTGGCTGTCATTACACGTCAGCAAAACCCACAGGATGACGCGCAAATGATAAAAATGTCCTTTTGCCCGAGTAAGCGGCGGATGAAAGGGCGCCGATCAATCATATGTCCAGTTACTAGATGACACGTGTTGATTACTTGGTTTATTTGGGATCACTTTGGTTTGCCTCTTATCCCGGTTCATTTGGTTTTTATACTATTATAATtaggtttaataaatttaaacaagATTTGTTCAATTTTATCACGGTTTGAGTTTCTTCATACAGTTGAAGTGATGAATTTTAATTCAATAAGCCAAAATCTGAGACCGGGTTTGGTATGTTTACGTTTGCTCGGTTTAGTTTGGTTGTGTTGCATTGTAATTGTATAAGAAGGTTCGAAAGTTTTGCGGACCAACCATCAATATCATGTTGGCACGACATCATAGTGGACCTTACGGATGACTAAGAGCCGTTGGATTACCAAGAAAGTTGGAATCATGTGCTCTTCTAGTCTGTTTTTCTTAATACAAAAGCGAACGACTTTTTTTCAAAGAGACCATATACGCCAGAGAGGACATCGCTAAATGCAATTTAAAAATCCAAGTATCGTTAGATTTAAGATTATATAAAGACTAGTTTACTTGTTAAATACGGATTGACCTTTGAATagaatcaaatttaaataaaaccgCAGCAATGTTCACAATAAACCAAaccttttttttggtaaaatgtaaTAAACCTAACTTGTCTTGGATTGTAATGAAAACgaacaaaaaaatacatcaaACTGTACTTGATAAAACTGGATTAATATCTCTAATCAAAACCGAATAACAGATTAGCTATCCctacttttataataaaaaggagGGTGTTTTTGGTTATCATAACAAATCCATATGAATTAGAAAACAAGAGAAAATTACAAAGGTCGAATCATATTCGTACTGTAGTTAATAGAATATGATCAAAGCGTCCTCAAGGTTTATGGGCCACAGCATCCcacaagtttttaaaatttgtccTTCGAGTGGCTCAAAGTGTCAAACTCTCATCCaaacatatatattcttaaagTTATCTGACTCAAAAATCTATGTCAAATAGTTAACTAAATGGCATGTGTATGTTTCTACAAAGAGAGGTTTTCCACTCGTACACTCCAAAGCTCTCTAGTTTCAAGTTTTCAACTACTATGAAAATAGTAAGCGACCAACATTTTATATTTCTGTGCATCCTCGAGTCgccaataaaattatatatattattttttgaataggAATATCTTCTATATATTACAAGTTTACAGTATGTTAAACCAAGTGGTATTTGTCTAGTTGTAAAAGGTATACAACTTTGATTATCGTCATGGGTTCAATTTCTTTTGGTCACACCGGACACTTTAAGTGGAAAGATAACGCGGATCATGCATGACTTCTGATGATTAGTATTTGGGGCAAGAAAATATTTGAGATCACAATggttataataataaaaactaatttaattacaatatatacacaaaaaaagaaagttcaCAATATGGAAACTCCTTTTTTATGACCTGAAagtgaaacctaaatctaaattGAATGTAGATGTCGTTTATTAAAGTTCACAATATAACGCATGAGCTCGTCATGTTAAATttctgaacttttttttttattttgttcatacTATGCGTTTTGTTTTATGATAACATCCTTTTGACTATGCGTTAAGAGCACCAGCATTAATGAATCCCCGGTTGGGGTtcataatttgaattttttattatttcttttattatttttcgtttgatttttttttctaaaaaaaaaaaattgatcaataGCGGGCCGCCACGTGCCATGGAGCCCGCTGAACAGTAACGATTCGGGTTC is a genomic window of Brassica napus cultivar Da-Ae chromosome A2, Da-Ae, whole genome shotgun sequence containing:
- the LOC106380960 gene encoding auxin-responsive protein SAUR32-like, with the translated sequence MGFEEHVHKQMVFKFHFPHLHILHHHNHHHVPKGCVAIMVGHEGDTEGLHRFIVPLMFLNHPLFLRLLKEAEEEYGFKHAGPITIPCRVDKFKHVQEIIDEEIHRRHSHGNGHNNHSHHHHNNHLRCF
- the LOC106426494 gene encoding putative FBD-associated F-box protein At5g53635, with product MVRKLKASQARPTLTKDAISQLPNDLTCQILSLLSTKEAVKTSVLSTRWRHLWLSLPCLELKSREFLDLKNFTSFGDRFFDSTRVSCIQEVKLTIHKKDVSDGYFLTSWFDAAVKRKIQHLHVGSYSYADRRFNKMPQRVYNCETLVCLKLFQVTLSDAEFVSLPSLKTMHLEYIEFPNEATFETLVLCSPVLECLKIVVASDDEKVFRVHSRSLKRLTFERVSPFLFDSAGVVIDAPRLCFLNINDNISKSVIIHKLESNAVLQISLLGIVRLEEFDDEFFDDIYEVIVSSKISNIHKFLHGISMARSMKICRGTLKIMCHYSKLEPFPQFSNMSYLDITLYPREFKWLPAFLESFPNLKYLALVCDDRKGGFSEDIDQVSFSSVPECLLSSLEFVELIAPVQYDVELKLVKYLLKNSAVLEKLILRLASYNSRRDYMLKKLLKIPRVSTKCKVVIL